One part of the Sorangiineae bacterium MSr11954 genome encodes these proteins:
- a CDS encoding ABC transporter substrate-binding protein, protein MRYVGGLLMAALAIAAVGCKEKEVKSEATPATGEAKVSTVTGDKIVLGHVGSLTGNEATWGDTSDKGFKLAIEEQNKKGGIKGKKIELKTLDDQGKPEEAAVATTRLITQDKVSVLLGEVASSRSLAMAPLAESNLVPMISHASTNPRVTKDGSKTRSYVFRTCFIDPFQGTVMAKFTHENLKITKVAVLKDVGNDYSVGLSQFFTDKYKALGGSIIAEQSFKAGDQDFKAQLTSIKTKNPDAIYVPGYYTDVALIARQARELGMKQPLLGGDGWVSEKLFEIAKGALDGSYFSSHYSEDDPSPVVQEFIAKYKAAYNGSIPDAYATLGYDTARLTFDALERAKDLSGPSIRDAIEATKDFKVVTGSISFDADHNPVKSAVVLGIEKNKSKFAATVAP, encoded by the coding sequence ATGCGCTATGTTGGTGGGCTGCTGATGGCAGCTTTGGCGATCGCTGCCGTGGGTTGCAAGGAAAAGGAAGTCAAGAGCGAGGCAACGCCGGCAACGGGCGAAGCGAAGGTCTCGACGGTGACGGGCGACAAGATCGTGCTTGGACACGTCGGCTCGCTCACGGGTAACGAGGCAACGTGGGGTGATACCAGCGACAAAGGCTTCAAGCTCGCCATCGAGGAGCAGAACAAAAAAGGTGGCATCAAGGGCAAGAAAATCGAGCTGAAGACCCTCGACGACCAGGGCAAGCCCGAGGAAGCGGCGGTCGCGACCACCAGGCTCATCACCCAGGACAAGGTCTCGGTGCTCCTCGGAGAGGTTGCCTCGAGCCGGTCCCTGGCCATGGCGCCCTTGGCGGAATCGAATCTCGTTCCGATGATCTCGCACGCCTCGACCAATCCTCGGGTCACGAAGGATGGCAGCAAGACGCGCTCGTACGTCTTCCGAACCTGTTTCATCGACCCGTTTCAAGGAACGGTCATGGCCAAGTTCACCCACGAAAACCTGAAGATCACCAAGGTCGCCGTGCTGAAGGACGTCGGAAACGACTACTCCGTGGGCCTCTCCCAATTCTTCACCGACAAGTACAAGGCCCTCGGCGGGAGCATCATCGCCGAGCAGAGCTTCAAGGCGGGCGATCAAGATTTCAAGGCCCAGCTCACGTCCATCAAGACCAAGAACCCGGACGCCATCTATGTGCCCGGGTACTACACGGACGTCGCGCTCATCGCACGTCAGGCGCGCGAGCTCGGTATGAAGCAGCCGCTTCTGGGCGGTGACGGTTGGGTGTCGGAGAAACTCTTCGAAATCGCAAAAGGCGCGCTCGATGGCTCCTATTTCTCGAGCCACTACAGCGAAGACGATCCGTCGCCCGTCGTGCAAGAGTTCATCGCCAAGTACAAAGCCGCATACAACGGCTCCATCCCCGATGCCTACGCGACCCTCGGCTACGATACCGCGCGGCTGACCTTCGACGCGCTGGAGCGCGCAAAAGACCTCAGCGGCCCGTCGATCCGCGATGCCATCGAGGCGACGAAGGACTTCAAGGTCGTCACCGGCTCCATCAGCTTCGACGCCGACCACAACCCCGTAAAATCCGCGGTCGTGCTCGGTATCGAAAAGAACAAGTCGAAGTTCGCCGCCACGGTCGCACCGTAA
- a CDS encoding HAMP domain-containing histidine kinase: MNFRRKTALLVIAMTAITMGAAFAVVWRYFVDTQREQLDAALLAVAHREASEAATGQLEFTDAPGPSANAVGPLPKYGAIYTMYGVPLSTTSNFQTIPEMPRLAPFERCFDFDHDGTKLRAVIVEVPKTTMRVLLAAPRADLEDDARLLGWAMTVAFAVGCAWAGLVASFVAARLTRNYRIVEAVARRVADGDISARVAFPSSDDDLKPLADDINSMIDRLVGLAATQDRFVAHAAHELRTPLTSLRIELEHALRTARDRDEYEGAMRGALDSARKLSVLVEDLLVVARAKGSGSAGKEVALLEDCFGDAVADVGPFARTREVRIEVVPVAVNVRAERRSLARVLRNLLENAVRFSPSGGTVRVDAELRSEDVRIVVSDEGPGIARADRERMFEPFERADGDADHPGAGLGLSIARSLARSFRGDVTIEDGPGGRVVVHLPVSREPLEDSRDSGAPPAPVPSMSDYAVR; encoded by the coding sequence ATGAACTTCCGCCGCAAAACGGCCCTCCTCGTCATCGCCATGACCGCCATCACCATGGGCGCGGCGTTCGCCGTGGTATGGCGCTATTTCGTAGACACGCAGCGCGAGCAGCTCGACGCCGCCTTGCTCGCGGTCGCCCATCGCGAGGCCTCGGAGGCCGCCACCGGGCAGCTCGAGTTCACCGACGCACCGGGGCCCTCCGCCAACGCGGTGGGGCCGCTCCCGAAGTACGGCGCCATCTACACCATGTACGGCGTGCCGCTGTCGACGACGTCCAATTTCCAGACGATCCCGGAGATGCCGCGGCTCGCGCCCTTCGAGCGCTGCTTCGACTTCGATCACGATGGGACCAAGCTGCGCGCGGTGATCGTGGAGGTCCCGAAGACGACCATGCGCGTCCTCCTCGCGGCGCCGCGCGCGGATCTCGAGGACGACGCGCGCCTGCTCGGGTGGGCCATGACGGTCGCCTTCGCCGTCGGCTGCGCGTGGGCGGGGCTGGTCGCCTCGTTCGTCGCCGCCCGGCTGACGCGCAACTACCGCATCGTCGAGGCGGTGGCGCGGCGGGTGGCCGATGGGGACATCAGCGCGCGCGTGGCCTTTCCATCGTCGGACGACGATCTCAAGCCGCTCGCCGACGATATCAACTCGATGATCGATCGCCTGGTGGGGCTGGCGGCCACGCAAGATCGATTCGTGGCGCACGCGGCCCACGAGCTCCGCACCCCGCTGACGTCGCTCCGCATCGAGCTGGAGCACGCGCTCCGGACGGCGCGCGATCGCGACGAGTACGAAGGCGCCATGCGCGGCGCCCTCGATTCGGCCCGCAAGCTGAGCGTCCTGGTCGAGGATCTCCTGGTCGTCGCGCGCGCCAAGGGCTCGGGCAGCGCGGGCAAAGAGGTCGCCCTTTTGGAGGATTGCTTCGGGGATGCGGTGGCCGACGTCGGGCCGTTCGCGCGGACGCGGGAGGTGCGCATCGAGGTGGTCCCCGTCGCCGTGAACGTGCGCGCGGAGCGCCGGAGCCTGGCGCGCGTGCTCCGCAATCTGCTCGAGAACGCCGTGCGCTTCTCGCCGTCGGGCGGCACGGTTCGCGTGGACGCGGAGCTCCGAAGCGAGGATGTCCGGATCGTGGTGTCGGACGAGGGGCCCGGGATCGCCCGCGCGGATCGGGAGCGCATGTTCGAGCCGTTCGAGCGCGCTGACGGGGACGCCGATCATCCTGGCGCGGGTCTTGGTCTCTCGATCGCGCGCAGCCTGGCGCGGTCGTTTCGAGGGGACGTGACCATCGAAGACGGTCCGGGCGGCCGTGTGGTGGTGCATCTGCCGGTGTCGCGCGAGCCGCTGGAGGATTCGCGCGATTCGGGTGCGCCGCCCGCCCCCGTGCCCTCGATGTCCGACTACGCTGTTCGTTGA
- a CDS encoding RICIN domain-containing protein, which yields MRPYILQSGQNPNLCVGVSSLQPGAPVILTPFQPPGSPFTQWYLDGSTGRIVLAANPSLCLDASQPGNQLFLNSWTMSPTQFWNWLGAPSYIINYGYPQAVIDNSGASIIPGNPILLWGMHGGVNQRWSLLQVPAMAEIVASTMLTGALTGPRHLSLS from the coding sequence ATGAGACCGTATATCCTCCAAAGTGGACAAAATCCGAACCTCTGCGTCGGCGTTTCGTCGCTGCAGCCGGGGGCGCCCGTGATCCTGACGCCCTTCCAACCGCCGGGCAGTCCATTTACGCAGTGGTACTTGGATGGAAGCACCGGCCGCATCGTGCTGGCCGCGAACCCGAGCCTCTGTCTCGATGCGTCGCAGCCGGGTAATCAGCTGTTCCTCAACTCGTGGACGATGAGCCCCACGCAGTTCTGGAACTGGCTTGGCGCTCCGTCCTACATCATCAACTACGGCTATCCTCAAGCGGTCATCGACAACTCGGGAGCCAGTATCATCCCAGGTAATCCGATTTTGCTCTGGGGCATGCATGGTGGCGTAAACCAGCGCTGGAGCCTGCTGCAGGTGCCGGCGATGGCGGAGATCGTCGCGAGCACCATGCTGACAGGAGCTCTCACCGGACCTCGACACCTGTCCCTGTCCTGA
- a CDS encoding response regulator transcription factor, producing MRVLVVEDDGKLGSLLSRVLASQGYAVTLARSVQETRARALRDVDLAIIDWMLPDGDGLEVCTMLRRDEFEGPILVLTARGETRDKVHALDLGADDYLTKPFELDELLARLRALTRRASRALDIGPLHIDVAKRYAFAGGRLLNLTAREFDLLLYLARRAGTPVSKSELLENVWDTEEIVINVVEVHVSRLRDKLGPEAALLETVRGHGYRVKSGP from the coding sequence GTGCGTGTGCTCGTCGTCGAAGATGATGGCAAATTGGGGAGCCTCCTGTCGCGCGTCTTGGCCTCGCAAGGTTATGCGGTGACCCTGGCCCGATCCGTCCAGGAGACCCGCGCGCGCGCCCTGCGCGACGTGGATTTGGCCATCATCGATTGGATGCTGCCCGACGGCGACGGGCTCGAGGTGTGCACCATGCTCCGGCGCGACGAGTTCGAGGGGCCGATCCTGGTGCTCACCGCGCGCGGCGAGACGAGGGACAAGGTGCACGCCCTCGATCTCGGGGCCGACGACTACCTCACCAAGCCCTTCGAGCTCGACGAGCTCCTGGCGCGCCTTCGCGCGCTCACCCGCCGCGCGAGCCGCGCGCTCGACATCGGCCCATTGCACATCGACGTGGCCAAGCGATACGCCTTCGCCGGGGGCCGGCTCTTGAACCTCACGGCCCGCGAGTTCGATTTGCTTCTTTACCTCGCGCGGCGCGCTGGCACGCCCGTGTCGAAGTCCGAGCTTCTGGAGAACGTATGGGACACGGAGGAGATCGTCATCAATGTCGTCGAGGTTCACGTGAGCCGGCTGCGCGACAAGCTCGGCCCCGAGGCCGCGCTGCTCGAGACCGTGCGCGGCCATGGATATCGCGTCAAGAGCGGGCCATGA
- a CDS encoding alpha/beta hydrolase, translating into MSDIAWAPCGTVGECATIRVPVDWAHPKGETFDLAIGRIRALEPDNRLGVLFLNPGGPGGSGIDSYILRDRFPATNVLRRRFDLVSWDPRGVARSRPVLCSVDRLNELSFAFPKTETEYRELLAINRRLGEDCRAHTGPVFDHVDTLSTVRDMDAIRAALGEGKLSYYGVSYGTQIGQQYAEEFPERIRAMVLDSNMDHSVTSAFQYLQANTEDLENSFVAFVDWCERTPACKLHGRDVAAVWDDLYQRAAAGTLIDPATGRPLGVEGLRLAVHVSMYNPGRQWLAFAERLSSLSGLSSLSSLDNGTPRDVPRAAADDEVSEYAYQTILCEDWKFRIRNFRELDTYRRVLEAMYPHTRMTAFWGDITGCLGFPVEVNNPQHRLWAPTAPPILMVTSRHDVATPYDWNIASHRQLRTSVLLHYDGVGHGHYGLSCTAERIDRYLTTLVAPPKNTHCEAVWPSTSLDSPEIDLGLLSPLSPLSPLSPLAPRPRR; encoded by the coding sequence GTGTCGGACATTGCGTGGGCGCCATGTGGCACCGTTGGCGAGTGCGCGACGATTCGGGTCCCCGTCGACTGGGCCCATCCGAAGGGCGAGACGTTCGATCTCGCCATTGGCCGGATACGTGCACTCGAACCGGACAATCGCCTCGGTGTCCTCTTTTTGAACCCGGGGGGCCCCGGTGGATCGGGGATCGACTCCTACATTTTACGCGACAGGTTCCCGGCGACCAACGTTTTGCGCAGGCGATTCGATCTGGTGAGCTGGGATCCTCGCGGTGTGGCACGCAGCCGGCCCGTGCTGTGCAGTGTGGATCGGCTGAACGAGCTTTCGTTTGCATTTCCGAAGACGGAGACCGAATACCGCGAGCTCCTTGCGATCAACCGCAGGCTCGGGGAGGATTGCCGCGCGCACACGGGGCCGGTGTTCGATCACGTCGATACGTTGAGCACCGTTCGCGATATGGATGCCATCCGCGCGGCGCTCGGGGAGGGGAAGCTCTCCTACTACGGCGTATCCTATGGAACGCAAATTGGCCAGCAGTACGCCGAGGAGTTTCCCGAGCGGATCCGCGCGATGGTCCTCGATTCGAACATGGATCATAGCGTCACATCCGCCTTCCAGTATTTGCAGGCGAACACGGAGGATCTCGAAAACTCGTTCGTCGCATTCGTCGATTGGTGCGAGCGTACGCCTGCGTGCAAGCTCCATGGCCGGGATGTCGCCGCGGTGTGGGACGACTTGTACCAGCGGGCTGCGGCCGGCACGCTCATCGATCCGGCGACCGGGCGTCCGTTGGGGGTGGAGGGGTTGCGGTTGGCCGTCCATGTTTCGATGTACAATCCTGGCCGCCAATGGTTGGCGTTTGCCGAGCGTCTCTCGAGTTTGTCAGGCCTGTCGAGCCTGTCGAGCCTGGATAACGGTACACCGCGCGACGTGCCGCGCGCGGCGGCGGACGACGAAGTGTCCGAGTACGCGTACCAAACCATCCTTTGCGAAGATTGGAAGTTTCGCATCCGCAACTTCCGCGAGCTCGATACCTACCGTCGTGTCCTCGAGGCCATGTACCCGCACACGCGGATGACCGCCTTTTGGGGTGACATCACCGGCTGTCTCGGTTTTCCCGTCGAGGTCAACAACCCGCAGCACCGCCTTTGGGCGCCGACCGCACCGCCCATTCTGATGGTGACCTCGCGCCATGATGTGGCCACACCCTACGATTGGAACATCGCATCGCATCGGCAGCTCCGGACCTCGGTGTTGCTCCACTACGATGGAGTCGGCCATGGCCATTACGGTCTTTCGTGCACGGCCGAGCGCATCGATCGGTATTTGACCACGCTGGTTGCGCCGCCCAAGAATACCCATTGCGAAGCGGTGTGGCCGAGCACGAGCTTGGATTCGCCGGAGATCGATCTCGGGTTGCTGTCTCCGCTCTCTCCTCTCTCTCCGCTCTCTCCTCTTGCGCCGCGCCCGCGGCGTTGA
- a CDS encoding VOC family protein, whose protein sequence is MLRMDHIGIEARDARRSAQTLAEILGAAEPAADGADGDMYRIDLDDGCFLLFAAPASPNVTTQHMAFRVDEARFGHIVDRLRAHRIAFGNDPEAPRNGNTNDPLGGAGRVYFTDENGHLFEVTC, encoded by the coding sequence ATGCTTCGAATGGATCACATCGGAATCGAGGCGCGTGATGCGCGCAGGTCTGCCCAGACGCTGGCGGAGATCTTGGGCGCGGCGGAGCCTGCCGCCGATGGTGCGGATGGTGATATGTACCGCATCGATCTCGATGACGGATGTTTTCTGCTCTTCGCCGCCCCCGCGTCTCCGAACGTCACCACCCAGCACATGGCATTTCGGGTGGACGAGGCTCGGTTCGGCCACATCGTCGACCGGCTACGGGCGCACCGCATCGCGTTTGGCAACGACCCCGAGGCTCCACGAAACGGGAACACGAACGATCCGCTCGGCGGCGCCGGCCGCGTGTACTTCACGGACGAAAATGGGCACCTGTTCGAGGTGACCTGCTAA
- a CDS encoding efflux RND transporter periplasmic adaptor subunit — MHPSSRPHRGKLLVIAIAVAALAVGAFLHFRSKKDTGSARTAAVRDVPRLDGNAIVFSDAFRERATIAFSPVEQRPFQPTVRVVGTVAFNPSFVAAIGTRLRGFVRKTFKYEGDRVREGEALAEVESAELGEAQSSITQAHARLDAAERNAKRERDLLARQLTTAREAEVAEAELAMQRAALQAAEQRTKAYGGAGSFGVFVLRSPLDGHVVERNVSPGQSVDGELIGYKVADLNHLWIELSVFERDIGFVHVGDAVVVSPVASGGVKIPGTVAHVGEIIDPATRSTGVRVAVDNPSHHLRPGQSVHATITSGDPAHTALLIPHDAVVYVDGKATVFVAETETRVRPVAVHLGGSDGTRHEVVEGLEAGQRVAAAGVFALKSELFR; from the coding sequence GTGCATCCGTCTTCCAGGCCGCACCGCGGCAAGCTCTTGGTCATCGCCATCGCGGTGGCCGCGCTCGCGGTAGGAGCCTTTCTCCATTTCAGATCCAAAAAAGATACGGGCAGCGCCCGCACGGCCGCCGTGCGCGACGTTCCTCGGCTCGATGGAAACGCCATCGTGTTCTCCGACGCTTTCCGCGAGCGCGCCACGATCGCGTTCAGCCCGGTGGAGCAGCGGCCCTTTCAGCCGACGGTCCGGGTCGTCGGGACGGTGGCGTTCAATCCCAGCTTCGTGGCCGCCATCGGCACGCGCCTGCGCGGGTTCGTGCGCAAGACGTTCAAGTACGAAGGCGATCGGGTGAGGGAAGGCGAAGCTTTGGCCGAGGTGGAGAGCGCCGAGCTGGGCGAGGCGCAATCGAGCATCACGCAAGCGCACGCCCGGCTGGACGCGGCGGAGCGCAACGCCAAGCGCGAGCGCGATCTCCTCGCCCGGCAGCTCACCACCGCGCGCGAGGCCGAGGTGGCCGAGGCGGAGCTCGCGATGCAACGGGCCGCGCTCCAAGCCGCCGAGCAGCGCACCAAGGCCTACGGCGGGGCAGGGAGCTTCGGTGTCTTCGTGCTTCGGAGCCCGCTCGACGGCCATGTGGTGGAGCGCAATGTCTCGCCGGGGCAATCGGTGGACGGAGAGCTCATCGGCTACAAAGTCGCCGATCTCAACCACCTTTGGATCGAGCTCTCCGTGTTCGAGCGCGACATCGGCTTCGTGCACGTGGGCGACGCCGTGGTGGTGAGCCCCGTGGCCTCGGGCGGCGTCAAAATCCCCGGGACGGTGGCGCACGTCGGCGAGATCATCGATCCCGCGACGCGCAGCACCGGGGTGCGCGTGGCGGTCGACAACCCCAGCCATCACCTCCGGCCCGGGCAGTCCGTGCACGCGACCATCACCAGCGGCGATCCGGCCCACACCGCCCTTTTGATCCCGCACGACGCCGTGGTGTACGTGGACGGCAAGGCCACCGTCTTCGTGGCCGAAACGGAGACGCGCGTGCGCCCGGTCGCCGTTCACCTCGGCGGCTCGGACGGCACGAGGCACGAGGTGGTCGAGGGGCTCGAGGCCGGGCAACGGGTCGCGGCCGCCGGTGTGTTTGCGCTCAAGAGCGAGCTGTTTCGGTGA
- a CDS encoding NAD(P)H-binding protein gives MILVIGATGNVGSEVVRGLAAAGASVRALTRDPAKVKVPEGVELAEGDLARPETLAAAVRGVENVFLMARAPHLHEHVRHVVRAAEGAGVRHIVFLSSHAADPESDAPLARWHGEAENELRASRMAWTMVRCGAFATNLLFFAQQVRERGALPSWPSSDARIAVVDPADIAAVATVALTQPGHEEKTYLVTGPESLGMLEQTRILGEVLGRELVYEVLPDPVLLQIAQGLGLAEHAEAFVRQLRADGTGRESHPTSTIHDVTGRAPRTFRQWAHDHANAFR, from the coding sequence ATGATTCTCGTGATTGGAGCGACGGGCAACGTGGGCAGCGAGGTCGTGCGCGGGCTCGCGGCGGCAGGAGCGAGCGTAAGGGCGCTCACCCGCGATCCGGCCAAGGTGAAGGTGCCCGAAGGCGTGGAGCTCGCCGAGGGCGATCTCGCGCGCCCGGAGACCTTGGCGGCGGCCGTGCGCGGGGTGGAGAACGTGTTTCTGATGGCGCGCGCTCCGCACCTCCACGAGCATGTGCGCCATGTCGTGCGGGCGGCCGAAGGCGCTGGGGTCCGGCACATCGTCTTTCTCTCCTCGCACGCGGCCGACCCCGAGAGCGACGCTCCCCTTGCCCGCTGGCACGGCGAAGCGGAGAACGAGCTGCGCGCATCGCGCATGGCCTGGACCATGGTGCGGTGTGGTGCATTCGCGACCAATCTCCTGTTCTTTGCGCAGCAGGTGCGCGAGCGCGGCGCGCTCCCCTCGTGGCCTTCGAGCGATGCCCGAATCGCGGTGGTCGACCCCGCAGACATCGCCGCGGTGGCGACCGTCGCGCTGACGCAGCCTGGACACGAAGAAAAGACGTATCTGGTGACGGGCCCGGAGTCGCTCGGCATGCTCGAGCAAACGCGCATCCTCGGTGAGGTGCTCGGTCGCGAGCTCGTCTACGAGGTTCTGCCGGACCCGGTCCTTTTGCAAATCGCACAGGGCCTCGGTCTCGCCGAGCACGCCGAGGCGTTCGTGCGCCAACTTCGAGCCGATGGCACCGGCCGCGAGTCGCACCCGACATCCACGATCCACGACGTGACCGGTCGCGCGCCGCGCACCTTTCGGCAATGGGCCCACGACCACGCGAACGCGTTTCGCTGA
- a CDS encoding LysE family translocator yields MNMQTAAIFLVASAALIAVPGPNHLYIMTRSIAEGRRSGFASAFGVETGTLVHIAIAAAGLSYVIAQSVIAFSVVKYSGAAYLVYLGIRTLRARDEAQTVAATAPQSLRRVYLEGVVVNVFNPKVILFFLAFLPQFIDPRAGSVPLQIVVLGLVLLTLGLVSDIVYVIGAGSLGQWMRTRASFRRYQRYISGVVYLGLGATTAMVGGGQRR; encoded by the coding sequence ATGAACATGCAGACTGCAGCGATCTTTCTCGTAGCCTCCGCGGCGCTGATCGCAGTACCGGGACCGAATCATCTCTACATTATGACGCGCAGCATCGCGGAGGGGCGGAGGTCGGGGTTTGCCTCGGCGTTCGGCGTGGAGACCGGTACGCTCGTGCACATTGCCATCGCGGCGGCGGGGCTCTCGTACGTGATTGCGCAATCGGTCATCGCATTCAGCGTGGTGAAATACTCCGGCGCCGCGTACCTCGTGTACCTCGGTATTCGCACGTTGCGTGCGCGCGACGAGGCGCAAACCGTTGCAGCGACGGCACCGCAAAGCCTCCGGCGAGTCTACTTGGAAGGCGTTGTCGTCAATGTCTTTAACCCCAAGGTCATCCTCTTCTTTCTCGCCTTCTTGCCGCAGTTCATCGACCCGCGCGCGGGATCGGTGCCGCTTCAAATCGTGGTGCTCGGCTTGGTGCTGCTCACCCTTGGTCTGGTCTCCGACATCGTGTACGTCATCGGCGCCGGGTCCCTCGGCCAGTGGATGCGAACGCGCGCGTCATTCCGGCGTTACCAGCGCTACATCAGCGGCGTCGTTTACCTCGGGCTCGGGGCCACGACGGCCATGGTGGGGGGAGGCCAGCGGCGCTGA